From Pseudomonas fluorescens, one genomic window encodes:
- a CDS encoding AAA family ATPase, with the protein MLIVFSGLPGTGKTTIAKALAAATAAVYLRVDTIEQAIRNSEVLARDVGCSGYRVANELALSNLLLGQTVVVDCVNPVAESRSAWSDIAANAGVELANVQVICSDADEHRRRVETRISDIPGLMPPTWESVLGHEYEQWNEAVFCLDTAQASAAQAVAVIVERLRLER; encoded by the coding sequence ATGCTAATCGTCTTCAGCGGACTTCCCGGCACAGGAAAAACCACCATCGCCAAGGCGCTCGCCGCTGCAACGGCTGCCGTTTACCTGAGGGTCGATACGATCGAGCAAGCGATTCGCAATTCGGAGGTACTTGCGCGAGACGTTGGATGCAGTGGCTACCGAGTCGCCAATGAGCTGGCGCTGAGCAACCTTCTGCTTGGCCAAACCGTTGTCGTGGATTGCGTCAACCCCGTCGCAGAAAGCCGAAGCGCATGGAGCGATATCGCCGCCAACGCGGGGGTGGAATTGGCCAATGTGCAGGTGATTTGCTCCGATGCAGATGAACACCGGCGCCGTGTCGAAACCAGGATTTCTGACATACCGGGCCTGATGCCACCGACCTGGGAGTCAGTGCTGGGCCACGAATATGAACAGTGGAATGAGGCGGTGTTTTGCCTGGACACTGCTCAAGCATCTGCAGCGCAAGCCGTTGCGGTTATTGTCGAGCGGTTGCGGCTCGAGCGATAG
- a CDS encoding dipeptidase, with protein MDFSLKHLAATTLMLASLAAVTTPAQANITPQQSAAILKTFNDPSVKDFRDFLGSLAKSDLSKTDDLRPAINAFLDNKSLSAEQQNEIYRLLGLYARVKYGSAATETLRELVAIPTFQVEGVAQHDNPEFIKIADKIKSLAESFNLSFRNVDNRVYEISLPGSGDEVVGIHAHADVVPVTPENWVLEDGTKLDPFKVTLIGDRMYGRGTEDDKNGIVVTLYAMKIIKEEKLPLARNFKLLVDTTEETTGDAIPYYFEHNPTPNYNLALDGGYPVVIAEKGYGTVMANFPLRKAEGKGAEITSMTGGLATNQIPSTSVVTLVTEQPAELAASLQQAGSDYAKRNGGDFKVSAKVVGKDVQLVVTGVSAHSSEPESGVNPVARMLDLLNSLDGKVALKHNAYTDAARYAADNWGLDYLGNKLGVGFADDFMGPLTTSLTYVGNDNKAFKLAVNLRVPKGKSPETLKTEIADKLSAWSKSTHTAVTFDYSIAEPMYRNPEGEWVKALLAVATENLGMPHKFGTSAGATSVHELPNGVQFGLAMPDVKYTGHNDNEFKTVEQFMLDLQIVTEMMGRIGQLPKL; from the coding sequence ATGGACTTTTCACTCAAGCACCTGGCCGCCACCACCCTGATGCTCGCCAGCCTCGCGGCGGTCACCACGCCGGCCCAGGCCAACATCACCCCACAACAGAGTGCGGCCATTCTCAAGACCTTCAACGACCCATCAGTGAAGGACTTCCGCGATTTCCTCGGTAGCCTGGCGAAAAGCGATCTGTCCAAGACTGACGACCTCCGCCCGGCCATCAATGCTTTCCTCGACAACAAGAGCCTGAGCGCCGAACAGCAGAATGAAATCTATCGCCTGCTGGGCCTGTACGCCCGAGTGAAATACGGCAGTGCCGCCACCGAGACCCTGCGCGAACTGGTGGCCATCCCCACCTTTCAGGTCGAGGGCGTGGCCCAGCACGACAACCCCGAATTCATCAAGATCGCCGACAAGATCAAGAGCCTGGCCGAGTCCTTCAACCTGAGCTTTCGCAACGTCGACAACCGCGTCTACGAAATCTCCCTGCCCGGCAGCGGCGACGAGGTGGTGGGCATTCACGCCCACGCCGACGTGGTGCCGGTGACGCCGGAAAACTGGGTGCTGGAAGACGGCACCAAGCTCGATCCGTTCAAGGTCACGCTGATCGGCGACCGCATGTACGGGCGCGGCACCGAAGACGACAAGAACGGCATCGTCGTGACCCTGTACGCAATGAAGATCATCAAGGAAGAAAAACTGCCGCTGGCGCGCAACTTCAAACTGCTGGTGGACACCACCGAGGAAACCACCGGCGATGCCATCCCCTACTACTTCGAGCACAACCCGACGCCCAACTACAACTTGGCGCTGGACGGTGGCTACCCGGTGGTGATTGCCGAGAAAGGCTACGGCACGGTCATGGCCAACTTCCCTTTGCGCAAGGCCGAGGGCAAAGGCGCCGAGATCACTTCGATGACCGGCGGCCTGGCGACCAACCAGATCCCCTCGACCTCGGTGGTGACCCTGGTCACTGAGCAGCCCGCCGAATTGGCGGCAAGCCTGCAACAGGCCGGTAGTGACTACGCCAAACGCAATGGCGGCGACTTCAAGGTCAGCGCCAAGGTGGTCGGCAAGGATGTGCAGTTGGTCGTCACCGGCGTGTCCGCCCACTCCTCCGAGCCCGAGTCAGGGGTCAACCCGGTGGCGCGGATGCTCGACTTGCTCAACAGCCTCGACGGCAAGGTCGCCCTCAAGCACAACGCCTACACCGACGCCGCACGCTACGCCGCCGACAACTGGGGCCTGGACTACCTGGGCAACAAACTGGGGGTCGGTTTTGCCGATGACTTCATGGGCCCGCTGACCACCTCGCTAACCTACGTCGGCAATGACAACAAGGCCTTCAAACTGGCGGTGAACCTGCGCGTACCGAAAGGCAAATCGCCGGAAACCCTCAAGACCGAGATCGCCGACAAACTCAGCGCCTGGAGCAAGAGCACCCACACCGCCGTGACCTTCGACTACTCCATCGCCGAACCGATGTACCGCAACCCCGAAGGCGAATGGGTCAAGGCGCTGCTCGCCGTGGCCACGGAAAACCTCGGCATGCCGCACAAATTCGGCACCTCCGCCGGCGCCACCTCGGTCCACGAACTGCCCAACGGCGTGCAATTCGGCCTGGCCATGCCCGACGTCAAATACACCGGGCACAACGACAACGAGTTCAAGACGGTTGAACAGTTCATGCTGGATCTGCAGATTGTGACCGAGATGATGGGGCGGATTGGGCAGTTGCCGAAGCTTTGA
- a CDS encoding LLM class flavin-dependent oxidoreductase, giving the protein MPREIRLNAFEMNCVGHQSPGLWAHPKDRSWQYKDLEYWTDLAKLLERGKFDGLFIADVIGIYDVLNGNGEAAIRQATQVPVNDPLALITPMAAVTQHLGFGLTASLSFEHPYPFARRLSTLDHLTKGRIGWNIVTSYLDSGARNLGQKALSDHDARYDYADEYLEVLYKLFEGSWEDDAVLRDREHRVFSDPSKIHEIRHQGKYFQVPGIHLCEPSPQRTPVLYQAGASSRGKSFAAGHAECVFVAAPSKVILKKTVADIRRRAAEAGRDPRKILIFNLQTVIVDETDAKAQAKWQELKSYTSYEGALALLSGWTGIDFGQYQPDQVLKHIHTNAIQSAVEAFSTADPNKQWTVRELADWVGIGGFGPLTVGSAQTVADELQAWVEETDVDGFNFAYVLAHETFRDVVELLVPELQKRGVYKTEYAAGTLRDKLFGDGPRLADNHPAASYRDLGKGHSTSAIKREPAHERA; this is encoded by the coding sequence GTGCCCCGTGAAATCCGTTTGAATGCCTTCGAGATGAACTGTGTCGGCCACCAGTCACCTGGCCTGTGGGCGCACCCCAAGGATCGCTCCTGGCAATACAAGGACCTGGAGTACTGGACCGATCTGGCAAAGTTGCTGGAGCGCGGCAAGTTCGACGGGCTGTTCATCGCCGATGTGATCGGCATTTATGACGTGCTCAATGGCAATGGCGAGGCTGCCATCCGCCAGGCCACCCAGGTGCCGGTCAACGATCCGCTGGCGCTGATTACGCCGATGGCGGCGGTCACCCAACACCTCGGCTTCGGCCTGACCGCCTCGCTGAGCTTCGAGCATCCGTATCCCTTCGCCCGGCGCCTGTCGACCCTCGATCACCTGACCAAGGGCCGCATTGGCTGGAACATCGTCACTTCGTATCTGGACAGTGGCGCGCGCAACCTCGGGCAGAAAGCGTTGAGCGATCACGATGCCCGCTACGACTACGCCGACGAATACCTTGAGGTGCTGTACAAACTCTTCGAAGGCAGTTGGGAAGACGACGCGGTGCTGCGTGATCGTGAGCATCGAGTGTTCAGCGATCCGAGCAAGATTCACGAGATCCGCCATCAGGGCAAATACTTCCAGGTGCCCGGCATCCACCTCTGCGAACCCTCGCCGCAGCGCACGCCGGTGCTGTACCAGGCAGGCGCTTCCAGCCGTGGCAAGAGCTTCGCGGCCGGGCACGCCGAGTGCGTGTTCGTCGCCGCACCGTCGAAAGTGATCTTGAAAAAAACCGTGGCCGATATCCGCCGCCGCGCCGCCGAGGCCGGGCGTGATCCGCGCAAGATTCTGATTTTCAACCTGCAGACAGTGATTGTCGACGAGACCGACGCCAAGGCCCAGGCCAAGTGGCAGGAACTCAAGTCCTACACCAGCTACGAAGGCGCGTTGGCGCTGTTGTCCGGCTGGACCGGGATCGACTTCGGCCAGTACCAGCCCGACCAGGTGCTCAAACACATCCATACCAACGCGATCCAGTCGGCGGTCGAAGCCTTTTCCACGGCCGACCCGAACAAGCAATGGACCGTGCGTGAGTTGGCCGACTGGGTCGGTATTGGCGGCTTCGGGCCGTTGACCGTCGGCAGCGCGCAGACCGTGGCCGATGAGTTGCAGGCCTGGGTCGAGGAAACCGACGTCGACGGTTTCAACTTCGCCTACGTCCTGGCCCACGAAACCTTCCGCGACGTGGTCGAACTGCTGGTGCCCGAGCTGCAAAAACGCGGGGTGTACAAAACCGAATACGCCGCCGGCACCCTGCGCGACAAGCTGTTCGGTGACGGCCCGCGCCTGGCCGACAACCATCCTGCCGCCAGTTATCGCGACCTTGGCAAGGGCCACAGCACCAGTGCCATCAAGCGGGAGCCAGCCCATGAGCGTGCATGA
- a CDS encoding AMP-binding protein: MSVHELSPRQVDDVPDFALSALRRWATEKPLQIALRHRRQGVWKAWRWIDVLREVERAAAGLRQQGFTDTSRLALSGAYEPSLLILALAAHSLGGISQVISPQARGETLQRQVRLLRPDFAFVQRRETVALWREAQLQRFAPLQVFSAQASKAGEGGLHAAPLSVLFSGPLEQAQQGWSQVARDPVVWVDEDTHWPLGLQHVLSRWLQSGEGLAFPETLESASRDRQDIAPTALLMSSERARQVADEIEARLAPQGTWRRRLCEWVLADPRRGLRRWLKARVRHLLGLHRVSRIDTPASAPARLDWLHDVLERAA, encoded by the coding sequence ATGAGCGTGCATGAACTCAGTCCGCGGCAGGTCGATGACGTGCCGGATTTCGCCTTGAGCGCCTTGCGCCGCTGGGCCACCGAAAAGCCGCTGCAGATCGCTTTGCGTCACCGTCGCCAGGGCGTGTGGAAGGCCTGGCGCTGGATCGACGTGCTGCGGGAAGTGGAGCGCGCGGCGGCCGGTTTGCGTCAGCAGGGTTTTACCGACACGTCGCGCCTGGCCTTGAGTGGAGCCTACGAACCGTCGTTGCTGATCCTCGCTCTGGCGGCCCATAGCCTCGGCGGGATCAGCCAGGTGATCAGCCCACAGGCCCGTGGCGAAACCCTGCAACGCCAGGTGCGGCTGCTACGTCCCGATTTCGCTTTCGTCCAGCGTCGCGAAACCGTGGCGCTGTGGCGTGAGGCCCAGTTGCAGCGCTTCGCTCCGTTGCAGGTGTTCAGCGCCCAGGCCAGCAAGGCCGGCGAGGGCGGGCTGCACGCGGCGCCCTTGAGTGTGTTGTTCAGCGGTCCGCTGGAGCAGGCGCAGCAGGGCTGGTCCCAGGTCGCCAGGGACCCGGTGGTATGGGTCGACGAAGACACCCACTGGCCGCTCGGCCTGCAGCATGTACTCAGCCGCTGGTTGCAAAGTGGCGAAGGTCTGGCGTTCCCCGAAACCCTCGAGTCCGCCAGTCGCGACCGCCAGGACATCGCCCCGACCGCGCTGTTGATGTCCAGCGAGCGCGCCCGTCAGGTGGCCGATGAGATCGAGGCACGGCTGGCGCCCCAGGGCACCTGGCGCCGGCGTCTGTGTGAGTGGGTGCTGGCCGATCCGCGTCGTGGTCTGCGCCGCTGGCTCAAGGCTCGGGTGCGACACTTGCTGGGTTTGCACCGGGTCAGCCGTATCGACACGCCGGCCAGTGCGCCGGCGCGTCTGGACTGGCTGCACGACGTGCTGGAGCGTGCGGCATGA
- a CDS encoding ABC transporter ATP-binding protein, whose translation MSALLEVRNISLSFKGVKAINDLSFAVQRGEICALIGPNGAGKSSLLNILNGVYRADAGELLFDAEPLRRPHPLTAARRGIGRTFQNNALFKKMSVLDNLLTGLSRLQRTLFIEQALGLPRARREAREFNARAEQVLDFLALQPWRDVAVGSLAYGLQKRVELGRALIAQPTLLLLDEPMAGMNAQEKQEMSRFIADINRDLGTTVILIEHDIQVVMDLSAHVVVLDYGRKVGDGTPAEVQANPEVIAAYLGTVH comes from the coding sequence ATGAGCGCATTGTTGGAGGTGCGCAATATTTCCCTGTCGTTCAAGGGCGTGAAGGCGATCAACGATTTATCGTTCGCCGTACAGCGCGGCGAGATCTGCGCCTTGATCGGCCCCAACGGTGCCGGTAAGAGTTCGTTGCTGAATATCCTCAATGGCGTGTATCGCGCCGACGCCGGTGAACTGCTGTTCGACGCCGAGCCGTTACGCCGGCCCCATCCCCTGACTGCTGCGCGTCGCGGCATCGGACGGACCTTCCAGAACAACGCGCTGTTCAAGAAGATGAGCGTGCTCGATAACCTGCTCACCGGCCTGTCGCGCCTGCAACGCACGCTGTTCATCGAACAGGCGCTGGGTCTGCCACGGGCGCGGCGTGAGGCGCGGGAGTTCAATGCGCGGGCCGAGCAGGTGCTGGATTTTCTCGCCCTGCAACCCTGGCGCGACGTGGCAGTGGGCAGCCTCGCCTACGGCCTGCAAAAGCGTGTGGAGTTGGGGCGGGCGCTGATCGCCCAGCCGACCCTGCTGTTGCTCGACGAGCCCATGGCCGGGATGAACGCCCAGGAGAAACAGGAGATGAGTCGGTTTATCGCCGACATCAATCGCGACCTGGGCACCACGGTGATTCTGATCGAACACGACATCCAGGTGGTCATGGACCTCTCGGCCCACGTGGTGGTGCTCGACTACGGGCGCAAGGTCGGTGACGGTACGCCCGCCGAAGTCCAGGCCAACCCCGAGGTGATCGCGGCTTATCTGGGGACGGTGCACTGA